One part of the Armatimonadota bacterium genome encodes these proteins:
- a CDS encoding Spy/CpxP family protein refolding chaperone, with amino-acid sequence MRNLLLFVLSCCLIVMAAPMLCAQETPPPAPTMQGPSSTSSAQEMVLPAPCLMSSLHVINSNAVPMLSARLNLTDEQKAKVTELFSESEKTLNPAIQEQQKAVDKYTKVLLDNNASESELTSAAVEAMKAESSIVTQKIKTLEGLRALLNDDQKSKLNTVLAQFAAISHIQILKPKLEQSGAQPITSPAAPANPQ; translated from the coding sequence TGTTGTCTGATCGTAATGGCTGCGCCTATGCTCTGCGCGCAGGAGACGCCTCCCCCCGCTCCAACAATGCAGGGGCCATCGTCCACATCGAGCGCTCAGGAAATGGTCCTGCCTGCTCCCTGCCTGATGTCTTCACTGCATGTGATAAACTCCAATGCAGTGCCTATGCTTTCCGCCCGTCTAAATCTCACGGATGAGCAGAAGGCAAAGGTTACCGAGTTGTTTTCAGAGTCCGAAAAAACGCTCAATCCGGCAATTCAGGAACAGCAAAAGGCCGTTGACAAATACACAAAGGTGCTGCTCGACAATAACGCATCCGAGTCGGAGCTTACATCTGCAGCAGTGGAAGCAATGAAAGCGGAATCGTCGATTGTGACTCAAAAGATAAAGACGCTTGAGGGGCTTCGCGCCTTGCTCAATGATGATCAAAAGTCTAAGCTCAATACAGTGCTGGCGCAATTTGCGGCAATTTCGCACATACAGATATTAAAGCCAAAGCTTGAACAATCCGGCGCACAGCCCATTACATCGCCTGCTGCTCCGGCAAACCCGCAGTAA